Within Mongoliitalea daihaiensis, the genomic segment TTTTGCTCATCCAAAGAGGATTTGCTCCTGAAAAGGAAAAATGGAGCTTAATGGGAGGATTCGTTCAGATGGATGAAACGTTGGATAAGGCTGCCCAACGGATTCTCAAGCAATTGACAGGACTTCATGATGTCTATTTGGATCAAATGTCAGTATTTAGTCAACCTACACGAGATCCGATTGAGCGCGTAATTGCTGTGCCGTATGTTTCACTGATTGATATTGAAAAATACAATAAACAGATCAACAATGACTTTCACGCCAAATGGTTCTCGATCAGAGAAATTCCAAAACTGATTTTCGATCACGGAGATATGGTGGCGCTTGCATTACAGCACCTACGCTACAAAGCAGCCCTTCACCCTATCTTATTCGAATTACTTCCAGAAAAATTTACCTTGCCACAATTGCAGACTATGTATGAGGGGCTGTATGACACCAAACTGGACAAACGTAACTTTACACGTAAACTTCTCTC encodes:
- a CDS encoding NUDIX hydrolase, coding for MKYSNQTRMLVAVDCIIFGFDGEDYKILLIQRGFAPEKEKWSLMGGFVQMDETLDKAAQRILKQLTGLHDVYLDQMSVFSQPTRDPIERVIAVPYVSLIDIEKYNKQINNDFHAKWFSIREIPKLIFDHGDMVALALQHLRYKAALHPILFELLPEKFTLPQLQTMYEGLYDTKLDKRNFTRKLLSSNLLEKTEEKDKSSSKKGAFYYSLNEDFYEKNITNILTIISKSDTSLFSD